Proteins encoded by one window of Sphingosinicella sp. BN140058:
- a CDS encoding ABC transporter permease produces the protein MRSHQHPAARIALGFVIPILLLALWQVQAEAGGARALAFVPLASIGAAFAELAKSGQLLGDALSTTSRALTGLLLGASAGIAVGTLMGLSRPIERSIGPLYHAIRQVPLLGWLPLIGLWIGNGEAAKLLIVGLAAFYPTVLNTYEGLIQGERRHADVAHLFGFSSVQTFLHVLLPGALPLILTGLSQAIAFAWIATIGTELLLGAGAGLGAAMSLAQAQQRMDVILVEIAVTGLIGFTLNSLFAALRRHALRWQPV, from the coding sequence ATGCGCAGCCACCAGCATCCCGCCGCGCGCATCGCCCTCGGCTTCGTCATCCCGATCCTGCTGCTTGCGCTCTGGCAGGTACAGGCGGAGGCTGGCGGCGCACGGGCCCTTGCGTTCGTGCCGCTGGCGTCGATCGGCGCGGCCTTCGCCGAGCTTGCCAAGTCGGGCCAGTTGCTCGGCGATGCGCTGTCGACGACGTCGCGAGCCCTGACCGGCCTGCTGCTCGGCGCCTCTGCAGGGATCGCGGTCGGCACGCTGATGGGCCTGTCCCGCCCGATCGAGCGGTCGATCGGCCCGCTTTACCACGCAATCCGGCAGGTGCCCCTGCTCGGCTGGCTGCCGCTGATCGGCCTCTGGATCGGCAATGGCGAGGCGGCCAAGCTGCTGATCGTCGGGCTGGCCGCTTTCTATCCGACCGTCCTCAACACCTATGAAGGGCTGATCCAGGGCGAGCGGCGCCACGCCGACGTCGCCCATCTGTTCGGTTTCAGCAGCGTCCAGACTTTCCTGCACGTGCTGCTGCCGGGCGCGCTGCCGCTGATCCTGACCGGCCTCAGCCAGGCGATCGCCTTCGCCTGGATCGCCACCATCGGCACGGAATTGCTGCTCGGCGCCGGCGCCGGTCTCGGCGCGGCGATGAGCCTTGCCCAGGCGCAGCAGCGCATGGACGTGATCCTGGTCGAGATCGCGGTCACCGGCCTGATCGGCTTCACCCTCAACAGCCTCTTCGCCGCCCTGCGCCGTCATGCGCTGCGCTGGCAGCCCGTCTGA
- a CDS encoding ABC transporter ATP-binding protein, protein MNVSTLFDPPRPDSLTQDGALSITGLTKHFIVGGKTLPVLDGVDLVVRPGEFVSIVGPSGCGKSTLLRLVAGLDTDFSGEIRLDGKRITGTDLDRGLIFQDHRLFPWMTLEENVGLALLNSAIPKAQRARIVAEHIALLNLDGFEKAYPHQLSGGMAQRGAIARALVTEPKLLLLDEPLGALDALTRIHVQTELQRIWLRQRSTMLMVTHDVEEAVYLSDRVIVMGAKPGRIRRIVDIDLPHPRERTLPQLHGLRDEILAELMQPAGSTEPENLVRLPLREAL, encoded by the coding sequence ATGAACGTCAGCACCCTCTTCGATCCGCCGCGTCCAGACAGCCTGACTCAGGACGGCGCGCTCAGCATCACCGGACTCACCAAGCATTTCATCGTCGGCGGCAAGACGCTGCCGGTGCTCGACGGCGTCGATCTGGTCGTCCGGCCGGGCGAGTTCGTCAGCATCGTCGGGCCGAGCGGCTGCGGCAAATCGACCCTGCTGCGGCTGGTCGCCGGCCTCGATACCGATTTCTCCGGCGAGATCCGGCTGGACGGCAAGAGGATCACCGGCACCGATCTCGATCGCGGACTGATCTTCCAGGATCATCGGCTGTTTCCCTGGATGACGCTGGAAGAGAATGTCGGCCTCGCTCTGCTCAACAGCGCAATCCCGAAGGCGCAGCGCGCCCGCATCGTTGCGGAGCATATCGCGCTGCTCAACCTCGACGGCTTCGAGAAGGCTTATCCCCATCAGCTCTCCGGCGGCATGGCCCAGCGCGGCGCGATCGCCCGTGCGCTCGTCACCGAGCCCAAGCTGCTGCTGCTCGACGAGCCATTGGGCGCGCTCGACGCGCTGACCCGGATCCATGTCCAGACCGAGCTCCAGCGCATCTGGCTGCGCCAGCGCTCGACCATGCTGATGGTCACCCACGACGTCGAGGAAGCCGTCTACCTCAGCGATCGGGTGATCGTGATGGGTGCCAAGCCAGGCCGGATCCGGCGGATCGTCGACATCGACCTCCCCCATCCGCGCGAGCGCACCCTGCCGCAGCTCCACGGTCTTCGCGACGAGATTCTGGCGGAGCTGATGCAACCGGCGGGATCGACGGAGCCTGAAAATCTCGTTCGCCTGCCGCTGCGGGAGGCCCTGTGA
- a CDS encoding nitroreductase family protein, which translates to MSRTPDHPIEAVFLDRWSPRSFSGEAIPDSVLASAFEAARWAPSAYNAQPWRFLVARPDTPDWVDFVSLLAPFNARWASRASALIVIVSARTADRRGVVVENVSHSFDAGAAWANFAHQALLLGWHTHGIGGFDREAARTLLAIPEDFAVEAMVAVGRQAGLDSLHADFHPQEQPNGRRPIEDFVFAGRFDSPLFSKERNAA; encoded by the coding sequence ATGAGTCGCACCCCCGATCACCCGATCGAAGCCGTCTTCCTCGACCGCTGGTCTCCGCGAAGCTTCTCCGGCGAGGCGATACCGGATTCGGTGCTCGCCAGCGCGTTCGAGGCGGCGAGATGGGCACCGTCCGCCTACAATGCGCAGCCCTGGCGCTTCCTGGTCGCCCGCCCCGATACGCCCGACTGGGTCGACTTCGTCAGCCTGCTCGCTCCGTTTAACGCGCGCTGGGCCTCGCGCGCGTCGGCGCTGATCGTGATCGTCTCGGCACGGACCGCGGATCGGCGCGGGGTCGTCGTCGAAAATGTCAGCCACAGCTTCGACGCCGGCGCCGCCTGGGCCAATTTCGCCCATCAGGCGCTGCTGCTCGGCTGGCACACCCACGGCATCGGCGGCTTCGATCGCGAGGCGGCACGCACTCTGCTCGCAATCCCGGAGGATTTTGCCGTCGAGGCGATGGTCGCGGTCGGCCGCCAGGCCGGTCTTGATTCGCTGCACGCCGATTTCCACCCGCAGGAACAGCCGAACGGCCGCCGCCCGATCGAGGACTTCGTCTTCGCGGGCCGCTTCGATTCTCCCCTCTTCAGCAAGGAAAGGAATGCTGCATGA
- a CDS encoding LLM class flavin-dependent oxidoreductase — translation MTLKAYWRLDPAAEPDRAEPSARAETLARDVRPITINRYDHYVQIARAAALTAFDGLFIAHRQEADDSQIVAAAIARAAPRLRLVPEFPASVGSAVYAAKQAVTFQRAVHDRLGWAIAPDGDPDVRAAQADPVADADLGARIEEFLHVARGVHGERPFDFKGRFFEVQGGGFEAPLSGAAFPQVFLRGEQEDALARSARFADVHLFAPQPIEALRAKIEDLDRLALAAGRNIEFGISLGLAARESTEDLADLPETDIVGTYDDVAARLAELASAGIGHFVLSAAPSLEEAYRIGQFVLPRLRAHQPALRAAA, via the coding sequence ATGACGCTCAAGGCCTATTGGCGGCTCGATCCGGCGGCGGAGCCCGACCGGGCCGAGCCGAGCGCCCGCGCCGAGACCCTCGCGCGCGACGTTCGCCCGATCACGATCAACCGCTACGATCATTACGTCCAGATCGCCCGGGCGGCCGCCCTCACCGCATTCGATGGGCTGTTCATCGCGCATCGCCAGGAAGCGGACGACAGCCAGATCGTCGCCGCCGCGATCGCCCGCGCCGCGCCCCGGCTGCGGCTCGTTCCTGAATTCCCGGCATCGGTCGGGTCTGCCGTCTACGCCGCCAAGCAGGCGGTGACCTTCCAGCGCGCCGTGCATGATCGGCTCGGCTGGGCGATCGCCCCGGACGGGGATCCGGACGTCCGCGCCGCTCAGGCCGATCCGGTGGCCGATGCCGATCTCGGCGCCCGGATCGAGGAGTTCCTCCACGTCGCGCGCGGCGTCCACGGCGAACGGCCGTTCGACTTCAAGGGACGCTTCTTCGAAGTGCAGGGCGGCGGCTTCGAAGCGCCGCTGTCGGGGGCCGCCTTCCCGCAAGTGTTCCTCCGCGGCGAGCAGGAGGATGCGCTCGCCCGCTCGGCCCGCTTCGCCGACGTCCACCTGTTCGCGCCGCAGCCGATCGAGGCTCTGCGGGCCAAGATCGAGGATCTCGATCGTCTCGCACTCGCCGCCGGCCGCAACATCGAATTCGGGATCAGCCTCGGCCTCGCCGCCCGCGAGAGCACGGAGGATCTCGCCGACCTGCCGGAGACCGACATCGTCGGAACCTATGACGACGTCGCCGCCCGGCTGGCCGAGCTTGCTTCGGCCGGGATCGGCCATTTCGTGCTGTCTGCCGCACCGTCGCTCGAAGAGGCCTATCGCATCGGCCAGTTCGTGCTCCCCCGCCTCCGTGCCCACCAGCCGGCGCTTCGCGCCGCAGCCTGA
- a CDS encoding LLM class flavin-dependent oxidoreductase — translation MAIDFYWRLPTHGDHATIRRASLDRGDWSPLSAGSQAPGLTAAGEEDGFRYIDHLAEIARAAEISGFIGGLIPSFPNTDDPWVISPLLARETKSFRFMIAFQPGFLNPVQAARLSASLQRATGGRTVFNVITGGGGPSQLWWGDSFSHDDRYGRTSEFLDVFKGVWKDPGFTFEGRFYTVRNGGLAPLLGREEIPEIWFSGSSEAALQSAARHADYYLSWLEPYDQLQDKFAKVKARTAQLGGEQKCAIRVDLVARATEEEAWRDVRIGFENVTDETRARWRGQPTDSVGASRQAALRPTEAKRWDELVVGRNLWGGFNLLRGGPALGIVGSYEQCAEQLDELIHRGADAFILAGTPHLEEAYRIGEEVLPLLGRTATAGLLQAAE, via the coding sequence ATGGCCATCGATTTCTACTGGCGGCTTCCCACCCACGGCGATCATGCGACGATCCGCCGCGCCTCCCTCGATCGCGGAGACTGGTCGCCGCTCTCCGCCGGCAGCCAGGCGCCGGGACTGACCGCGGCTGGTGAAGAAGACGGCTTTCGGTACATCGATCACCTCGCCGAGATCGCCAGGGCGGCCGAGATTTCCGGCTTCATCGGCGGGCTCATCCCCTCCTTCCCGAACACCGACGATCCCTGGGTGATCTCGCCCCTGCTGGCACGCGAGACGAAAAGCTTCCGGTTCATGATCGCCTTCCAGCCCGGCTTCCTCAACCCGGTTCAGGCGGCGCGGCTCTCGGCCAGCCTGCAGCGCGCGACCGGCGGCCGCACCGTGTTCAACGTCATCACCGGCGGCGGCGGCCCCTCCCAGCTCTGGTGGGGCGACAGCTTCTCGCATGACGACCGCTACGGCCGCACCTCGGAATTTCTCGACGTGTTCAAGGGTGTCTGGAAGGATCCGGGCTTCACCTTTGAAGGCCGCTTCTACACCGTCCGGAACGGCGGCCTCGCGCCCCTGCTCGGGCGGGAGGAGATACCCGAAATCTGGTTCTCGGGTTCGTCGGAAGCGGCGCTGCAGAGCGCGGCCCGCCACGCCGATTATTATCTCTCGTGGCTCGAACCTTATGATCAGCTGCAGGACAAGTTCGCCAAGGTGAAGGCGCGCACTGCCCAGCTCGGCGGCGAGCAGAAATGCGCTATCCGGGTCGATCTCGTCGCCCGCGCAACCGAGGAGGAAGCCTGGCGCGACGTCCGCATCGGTTTCGAGAACGTCACCGACGAAACCCGCGCCCGCTGGCGCGGCCAGCCGACCGACAGCGTGGGTGCGTCCCGTCAAGCGGCGCTGCGGCCGACGGAGGCGAAAAGGTGGGACGAACTCGTCGTCGGACGGAACCTCTGGGGCGGCTTCAACCTGCTCCGGGGCGGTCCCGCCCTCGGGATCGTCGGCAGCTACGAGCAATGCGCGGAGCAATTGGACGAACTGATCCACCGCGGCGCCGACGCCTTCATCCTCGCCGGCACCCCGCACCTCGAGGAAGCCTATCGCATCGGCGAGGAGGTGCTCCCGCTGCTCGGCCGCACCGCCACGGCCGGCCTGCTCCAGGCCGCCGAATGA
- a CDS encoding class II aldolase/adducin family protein, whose product MTSLNSTISDFAEQAIRDAAIAFRGLRDTGTISPSGTVSFVERVPGEQAVISIGYPGPFAPDAPLKPTIFALDGEVLEGPPNGNLGGGRYLPLFRGHDDITSVSHVHTPYLGAWSQSHRALPIRYVPVQRWTRSRELPIYIDRRQGEAAFILEVLERDPGVPAILEANGGSTAWGRQGLLALANTIVLIEEGARFQALAETLGGSRPYGPGVLEQQWKMSGLLRPDEVIEAIAAE is encoded by the coding sequence ATGACCAGTCTCAATTCGACCATTTCCGACTTCGCCGAACAAGCGATCCGCGATGCCGCCATCGCCTTTCGCGGTCTGCGAGACACCGGCACGATCTCGCCGAGCGGGACGGTCAGCTTCGTCGAGCGCGTGCCAGGCGAGCAAGCGGTGATCTCGATCGGCTATCCGGGGCCGTTCGCCCCCGACGCCCCGTTGAAGCCGACCATCTTCGCACTCGACGGCGAGGTGCTCGAAGGACCACCCAACGGCAATCTCGGCGGCGGCCGCTATTTGCCGCTGTTCCGGGGCCATGACGACATCACCAGCGTCAGCCACGTTCACACGCCCTATCTCGGCGCCTGGTCGCAAAGCCACCGCGCGCTGCCGATCCGCTACGTGCCGGTGCAGCGCTGGACCCGCTCGCGCGAACTGCCCATCTATATAGACCGCCGCCAGGGCGAAGCCGCCTTCATCCTCGAAGTGCTGGAGCGCGATCCCGGCGTCCCCGCGATCCTGGAGGCCAATGGCGGATCGACGGCGTGGGGTCGCCAGGGGCTGCTCGCGCTCGCCAACACGATCGTGCTGATCGAGGAAGGTGCCCGCTTCCAGGCCCTCGCCGAGACGCTCGGCGGCTCCAGGCCGTACGGCCCCGGCGTGCTCGAGCAGCAGTGGAAAATGTCGGGTCTGCTCCGCCCCGACGAGGTGATCGAGGCGATCGCCGCCGAATGA
- a CDS encoding YezD family protein — protein sequence MTREKSSILQQKKTRAGADDRSVDEAVVALRAAIRDLRFGSVSIKFHDAKVVQLEITEKSLL from the coding sequence ATGACCCGAGAGAAGAGTTCGATCCTTCAGCAGAAGAAGACCCGTGCCGGGGCCGACGATCGCTCGGTCGACGAAGCGGTCGTCGCCTTGCGCGCTGCCATTCGCGATCTCCGCTTCGGCTCCGTCTCGATCAAGTTCCACGACGCTAAGGTCGTCCAGCTCGAGATTACGGAGAAGAGCCTGCTCTGA
- a CDS encoding HD-GYP domain-containing protein has translation MYFGSAGAEALVRGLERNEDLLRITPDQLRLGMYIQAIDGSWLDHPFWRARFLLEKPADLALLRGSGVAGIWIDLKKGIGPAPKRVPPVIAADIQAVRADAEAILSAPADANAPRSPSAEFDHAERILEDAKSAVAAFIEDAKLGRLSGLDGIEPVIAAITGSVLRNRSALMTLARLKAADEYAYLHAIAVSAMMVALALQMGLDESVVREAGLAGLLHDIGEVDAPQELLDKPASLSATETERLQQHPEAGPVKLAGIETLSQPVLDGILHHHERMDGSGYPHQLKGEAISLLGRMAAVCDVYDAITSNRPHRRAWPPAEALARMFRWDGHFDPAILRVFIRCIGIYPVGSLVRLSSDELAVVSAEAQSVLARPVVRPFYSAVTRRPISLYEIDLGEMPEDLKIVSREDPAAWGFTDWETQAMKMIRPRAVRILSRLGEHTPPITLKAV, from the coding sequence GTGTACTTTGGCTCGGCGGGCGCGGAGGCGCTGGTCCGAGGGCTCGAACGGAACGAAGATTTGCTGAGGATTACGCCGGACCAGCTGCGATTGGGAATGTACATCCAGGCGATCGACGGATCGTGGCTGGACCACCCCTTCTGGCGCGCGCGCTTCCTGCTCGAGAAACCGGCCGACCTTGCTCTGCTCCGCGGGAGCGGCGTCGCCGGCATCTGGATCGATCTCAAGAAGGGCATCGGGCCCGCTCCCAAGCGCGTGCCGCCGGTGATCGCAGCCGACATCCAGGCCGTCCGCGCCGACGCCGAAGCAATCTTGTCCGCGCCCGCCGATGCGAATGCGCCGCGGAGCCCGAGCGCCGAGTTCGACCACGCCGAACGCATCCTGGAAGACGCGAAGTCCGCAGTCGCCGCCTTCATCGAGGATGCGAAGCTCGGCCGCCTATCGGGGCTGGACGGCATCGAGCCCGTGATCGCCGCGATCACGGGCTCGGTGCTCCGCAACCGAAGCGCGCTGATGACCCTCGCCCGGCTCAAGGCCGCGGACGAATATGCCTATCTTCATGCGATCGCCGTCTCCGCGATGATGGTGGCACTGGCGCTGCAAATGGGTCTGGACGAGTCTGTGGTCCGGGAGGCCGGCCTCGCCGGACTGCTCCACGACATCGGCGAGGTGGACGCGCCGCAGGAACTGCTCGACAAACCCGCGTCACTCTCCGCCACCGAGACCGAGCGCCTGCAGCAGCATCCGGAAGCGGGACCGGTCAAGCTCGCCGGAATCGAGACGCTGTCGCAGCCTGTTCTCGACGGCATCCTCCACCATCACGAGCGGATGGACGGTTCCGGCTACCCGCATCAGCTCAAGGGCGAAGCGATCAGCCTGCTGGGCCGGATGGCCGCCGTCTGCGATGTCTATGACGCGATCACGTCGAACCGGCCCCATCGCCGCGCCTGGCCGCCGGCGGAGGCGCTCGCCCGCATGTTCCGTTGGGACGGCCATTTCGATCCGGCGATCCTGCGTGTCTTCATTCGTTGCATCGGCATCTATCCGGTCGGCTCCCTCGTCCGGCTGAGCTCCGACGAACTCGCGGTGGTCTCCGCCGAGGCGCAGAGCGTGCTGGCAAGGCCGGTCGTGCGGCCTTTCTATTCCGCCGTGACCCGGCGTCCGATCTCGCTCTACGAGATCGATCTCGGCGAGATGCCGGAGGATCTGAAGATCGTGTCGCGCGAGGATCCCGCGGCCTGGGGCTTCACCGACTGGGAAACGCAGGCGATGAAGATGATCCGCCCCCGGGCGGTGCGGATCCTTTCGCGCCTCGGCGAGCACACCCCGCCGATCACCTTGAAGGCGGTCTGA